In the genome of Mycoplasma seminis, one region contains:
- a CDS encoding Mbov_0401 family ICE element transposase-like protein codes for MKTISISQNIMQQFADNLNNEEKQFRENIRKIKHPNWKISRRITKQWITEYGTYDLNITMYEVKQNGKIIRFMYYHNEVMEQICKYKYDYDLMMKLCKKFLNGEELGTINGIKISANHIKYWIKRFEVDKDIEARNQELINQLAETKLNDENNNFEIDVDDSYSKNNMRHSRNKICMRQATMHTTTQKKLSKNGVVILLINNDKKENVFELFNKIIQQNIERFANKNSNVLWKGDGARWIRNSAKALNIQYIFDAFHMKFTLKKCLGYTKHSNNPHKKFFNNWVSTTLNAKWYDLFDYIFDNGNLQNYDDLCNILYSEMDANTEITDEIKQQINAFLRYIENNKKGIWDANGNRIKCASYTEHFVFSKCKKHIKKAQALYGVDMMKLRIMYGNLKSGYCTIFY; via the coding sequence ATGAAAACAATAAGTATCTCACAAAATATAATGCAACAATTTGCTGATAATTTAAATAATGAAGAAAAACAATTTAGAGAAAACATAAGAAAAATTAAGCATCCTAATTGAAAAATTTCTAGAAGAATTACTAAACAGTGGATAACTGAATATGGTACATATGATTTAAATATTACTATGTATGAAGTAAAACAAAATGGAAAAATCATAAGATTTATGTATTACCATAATGAAGTGATGGAACAAATTTGTAAATATAAATATGATTATGATTTGATGATGAAACTATGTAAAAAGTTTTTAAATGGTGAAGAATTAGGAACAATAAATGGTATCAAAATTAGTGCTAATCATATTAAATATTGAATTAAACGGTTTGAAGTAGATAAAGATATTGAAGCAAGAAATCAAGAATTAATTAATCAATTAGCTGAAACAAAATTAAATGATGAGAATAATAATTTTGAAATTGATGTTGATGATAGTTATAGTAAAAATAATATGAGACACTCTAGAAATAAAATATGTATGCGACAAGCTACAATGCATACTACCACACAAAAGAAATTAAGTAAAAATGGTGTGGTTATTTTACTAATTAACAATGATAAAAAAGAAAATGTATTTGAGCTTTTTAATAAAATTATTCAACAAAATATTGAGAGATTTGCTAATAAAAACAGTAATGTTTTATGAAAAGGTGATGGTGCAAGATGGATTAGAAATAGTGCAAAAGCTTTAAATATTCAGTATATTTTTGATGCTTTTCATATGAAATTCACACTCAAAAAGTGTTTAGGATATACAAAACATAGCAATAATCCGCACAAAAAATTCTTCAATAATTGAGTTTCTACAACTCTAAATGCTAAATGATATGACTTATTTGATTACATTTTTGATAATGGAAATTTACAAAATTATGATGATTTATGCAACATTTTATATAGTGAAATGGATGCAAATACAGAGATAACAGATGAGATAAAACAGCAAATTAATGCTTTTCTAAGATACATTGAAAATAACAAAAAAGGTATTTGAGATGCAAATGGAAACAGAATAAAATGTGCTAGTTATACTGAACACTTTGTCTTTTCAAAATGCAAAAAGCATATCAAAAAAGCACAAGCTTTATATGGAGTTGATATGATGAAATTAAGAATTATGTATGGAAATTTGAAAAGTGGTTATTGCACTATTTTTTACTAG